The genomic stretch tcagtccagttggacaaggatctatcttatgttgaggtgccagtggctatattggacAGACAGGTTTGAAAGCTGGGGTCAAAGAGtgttgcatcagtaaaggtttagtagtggggtcagccggtcgaggaggcgacttgggagaccaagtAGGATATGCGtagctgttaccctcatcttttcaccactccaggtatgtctctatgctcgttcgaggacggatgaatgttttaagagggggaggatgtagcgacccgaccggtcattttgagaattaacgccctgatcccctattaactactttacCCGTGTCTATTTCTGTTGTTGTGAATTGCCAGGATGGTTCATCTTGAGTTTCaggtgttttgggacacttagtccctaaatgagagtttaaatcTTAGattttggaccgtagtcggagcagtatgaagacgaGTCCAGAATGGAATTCCGCCAATTCTGTTAGCTTTGTTgtgtgatttcgggcttaggggcgtgtccgaattgtgttttagaggtccatagcttatttaggcttgaaatactgaaagtcgaatttttggagttttcagataattagtgagattttgatatcagggtcggaatttGATTATGAAAGTTGGAATAGTTCTatagtattgaatgtgacttgtgtgaaaaatttggggtcaatcggacatggtttggttggtttcggcatcaatTGTAGAATTCTTGGGATTTCgagttcattaggcttggattggagggtgatttgaGGGTTAGACTAatttcgtatgatgttttagtattggttggcaggtttggttgaggttccgggggcctcgggtgagtttcggatgcttaacaaAATTGGATTTGGACTTAGGCAATTTTTTGAACTTGCTGAACCTGTTGGTTTCGCACCTGCGGAGCTTGGACCgcagtgataactagggattctagtctattttatactcctttttgcttgagttttggattaaaaatgtataccAGTAGTTCCGAAAGCTTACATGttatgcttgtttgcagtgtttggtcaaaaaagtgacaagaagtcaaaaccagctcaaaaaggagtgaaacctgcacaagtgccaagaacaagtcaaagcaccaCTGCAACATAAAATGCACTGTAGCTGTAAAAGACGCATCGGGGTCCATTTAGTGCGATCCACGGTGGATAAGTTCAGAGAGATGCAATTATGTGGTTCTAAGCAGTGCAGTCCGCGGTAGATTCTTCGCGGCCGCGGTAACCTcatcgcggccgcagtccatttatTGTGGCCCGCGTagaggggattcagagagctggGATTTTGGAAGTTTCAAGACACCGcagtccgcggtccattttatgcggtccgcggtgaagccaCCACGGCCGCGGTGTATTTTATGTGGTCCTCGGTGGCCAAATTCAGATACCAAAACTTGAAGCAAAAAAGCCTCACCGCGGCTGCAGTCCATTTCTTCTGGACCGCAGTACCTCCGTCaggagtatttttgtccagaaattcagccttgtataaatacttctttttcacatttttagggtatgTTTATCTTTGCAGAGCATGTGAACGACagttttagtctattttgagtaatttgtagctagtttaacattgaatcatcaaatcttggcttgtaattatattttatgggttattcttcatctaaatatctgatttcttctattattatgagtagctacaCCCATCAGTTAAGGTGGTGGCTCAACCCatgtgtgggtatttgatgggtcttttgttttaaggcttagatgtttatgggttgttgatatttggactgatttgtgttttccattttgaattagtggttgcaagcACTAATTTGTGCGTTTTTGGACTTgggatcttcttgagaaagagagcttgagtctaggaaaatcagtccaacaaggaattggggtgtattcaagagattgatagccccaattaaagggttaaacctagagatagtaatacccaacttgagcatatattgcttgcacaattttgacacccaattggtcttgagaaagtcaattagggcaaggttactcaagctaccgagaggtatcgAGTGAGTAGATtcatgcattggctatatcgcaatccccaacataacgactttgccttaggctttagaaccTGTCAAGTAGTCACCTAGGAGAAAGCCACTTCCCTAGTAcctctttaaccatttagaaaaccttacaagcattcatacttagtttaatttcgcatatcattagcataaaattcgaagtaacaaacaaacaaatatgattgaaagtgtaattaagagcactacgcactgctagttcagataggaatccaaatcccaaacattctagctccatgtggattcgatcccgaccttctcgggtaaaaactGCATCGACTgctcttgccactttgtagtggtgtaaggttggacccgatcactttttggcaccgttgtcggggagctaatgGTTTTAGCTATCTATAtgaatagttttgtgtattgtttttctttccttatgtcttactaatttgtgtgtcaccaactcaggtacaaaatggcggcAAACAACAACAACGCatctcttggagatcttccaccgggggaggaggtagatgacaatattgatgatgaggtacctATAGTGCCTCAGGCTCAAAGGAGAGACCGCCAGGCtaatgataatgttccagaccctcctctgccacctccaagagtggctcatTAGGTCCTTccaaaccaaggatatgctagtgcaattgtcccacctcaGATCCAGGcgggcaatttccaaattacaaatgtgatgctgactttgtcggagcagcgagggtatttcacaggtgctccccatcagaatgcttacaaacatcttaagggttttgtggatacctgttgggggagcaagcaaacaaatgtgttagaggatgcacttcggttgaaaTTGTTCcttttttcacttagagggaaggctttGGACTGGTTTGAAAGCCTTCCCAactattccatcactacttgggatgagttggcggataaattcattgcaaagtttttctcgccgAGCCACATGGCGACCTTGAGGGATGAAATCTTATCTTTCAAATAGGATCCCAACAAACCACTGCATGAGATACGGGAGAGATACCAGACCATGGTAATGGAAtgtccaaataatgatatgacggaggcaatgatacaacaaacaatttactagggcattaacacaacaaatcagtgcatagtgaactAACTCGTCGGGGACAATTTCATGAACACACCATATGATGAGGCTAATGCAATATTGGACGATatggctgacacgtcctccaCTTGGAAAAGTAGAgctaatgtgccacagggtgaccccacggtcattcacttgcacaaagagctccatgatcatgggAAGGTAATAGCAGaactgacaacaacaatgaaccagctagcaaagacACAATTATATAATGTTCAATCTCCACGACAAGTAATTTCTATGAAGGGTGTCAACATGTTAGTGAACAAAACAAGACatagaggtcaacagaaccaagggagttcggattcaatatgaccaagatagtggtgggttccaagataatgggtatgatgagcagaatgaaaaagtgcaatacgtgaacaaccATCAGGGCTAAAAgggaaattcttccaaccaacaacaacggaggccccaaggtaattggggaaatcaatgacaacaagggaatagtaattaggggaacaacaaccaaaattcaaattggggcaaccagaacaataatcagaataatcagggtaattggagtggcaacaataacaactggggtggaaacaacaatcagggtggttggaacaatagCAACCTAGGAAATTGGGggaaaggctttcaaaggcccccaatgtatcaacaaccgaacaatccaccctcatttccatcccaaggtcctagttcttccaacaatgaaatgcgGAGAatcgaaatgatgtttgaacagatgatgaaaaggaATGCTGACTATgatgcccagttggcatcccacaatacttcaatcagaaacttggaggtccaattaggccaaatctcacaatccttgaatactcgccctaagggggctctacctagtgatataGCAGTCAacctgaagggtgggaacaatttcGGGCATgtaatggcggtaactacaagaaatagacgaggtggtgatgtgaataactccaaacaaaaagaaattttgagtgatgaagttgagttgcaagaggatgaTATCCCTTTGCTGGTTgagaatgtgattgatgagaatatgaatgaggaagtgaggatttaTATCCAAGATACTGAGGTGGAAACTCATAATGacatgaacccatctagggaacacgtaatagacatgccgaaaacagttgtgcctaaagccaaggcccttttgccaaggccacctctaccttatcctcaaaggcttgcgaagcagaaaaatgagaaccagcttaagaagttcattgacatgatgaagagctcatcaattaatgtgccattggtggaggctctagaacaaatgccgGGGTAAgctaagttcatgaaagacttggtgacaaagaaaagatccatggattgtgagaccatcaagatTACCCAcaaagttagtgcaatagtgcactcgatggctccgaagctagaagatcccgacgctttcaccattccttgcaccattgggagtgaaaactttgcaaaagctctatgtgatttgagggaaagtatcaacttgatgaaTTACTccattttcaagactttgggtattgggaaacctaGGGCTACTTCAATGtggttgcaaatggcggatagaactatgaagatgCCGCTTGGTATTGTAGAAGATGTCCTTGTTGGGGAGGAAAAGTTTAttttgccagctgattttgtgatattggattgtgaggtagattatgaggttccggtcatattgggaagacctttccttgcaactgggaaggccttagttgatgtggaatcaagggaactcaccttctgggtaggtgatgagaaagtggtctttcatatgTGAAAGTTAATGAAGAATCCCAACAgtactgaagtgtgctcttttgtggatcttgccacggcagtgatagttgatgatacttgatcaatgtggaggaccctctagaggcggtattgttgaatcttgatgtaaatgaggataaaggtcgggtggagtgtgtcaatgctttacatggaatgggctcttgtCAATGCTTTATATGGAATGGGATCTTACTCTTATAAGCCTcgaaaactctctttggatcttgagaataggatgACTCT from Nicotiana sylvestris chromosome 12, ASM39365v2, whole genome shotgun sequence encodes the following:
- the LOC138882849 gene encoding uncharacterized protein, translating into MDCETIKITHKVSAIVHSMAPKLEDPDAFTIPCTIGSENFAKALCDLRESINLMNYSIFKTLGIGKPRATSMWLQMADRTMKMPLGIVEDVLVGEEKFILPADFVILDCELMKNPNSTEVCSFVDLATAVIVDDT